Proteins from a single region of Argopecten irradians isolate NY chromosome 7, Ai_NY, whole genome shotgun sequence:
- the LOC138326961 gene encoding uncharacterized protein: protein MNTPESPFYVAVNQNNSGQKWFKNQPVGRNKLGVMMKTMASNAGLTGKKTNQSLRKTLCTKLLHSGVAPTTIMQLSGHKNVNSVNNYAVASFNQQREMCEILQNVKKSAASSSVASSVTSTVSHRPMTMTKTPHRKSLPDVTTCCENDVSLQNLATGMFSGANISGGTFNISFQISSQSKNTTSHNTSPPRKYKRIAQLPDSDSD, encoded by the coding sequence ATGAATACACCGGAATCGCCATTTTACGTTGCTGTTAATCAAAACAACAGTGGTCAGAAGTGGTTCAAAAATCAACCCGTCGGAAGAAACAAACTTGGTGTAATGATGAAAACAATGGCAAGTAATGCTGGTTTAACTGGTAAGAAAACAAACCAATCCTTGAGAAAGACTCTGTGTACAAAACTCCTTCATTCAGGTGTTGCTCCTACGACAATTATGCAGTTATCTGGTCACAAAAACGTAAATAGCGTAAATAACTATGCCGTCGCCTCATTTAACCAACAGCGTGAAATGTGcgaaattcttcaaaatgtgaaaaagtcTGCTGCATCCTCCAGTGTAGCTTCCAGTGTAACTTCCACAGTATCACACAGGCCTATGACCATGACGAAAACACCACACAGGAAGAGTTTACCAGATGTCACCACGTGTTGTGAGAATGACGTAAGCCTACAAAATCTTGCGACGGGAATGTTTTCTGGTGCAAATATCAGTGGTGGAACTTTCAATATCTCATTCCAAATATCATCCCAGTCAAAAAATACAACATCTCATAACACTTCACCTCCTCGCAAGTACAAACGTATAGCTCAGCTACCGGACTCCGATTCTGACTGA